One Solea senegalensis isolate Sse05_10M linkage group LG21, IFAPA_SoseM_1, whole genome shotgun sequence DNA segment encodes these proteins:
- the dpm2 gene encoding dolichol phosphate-mannose biosynthesis regulatory protein: MASGVDQTVGMSLVVFSLLLFTYYSVWVIVLPFVDGDHILHKYFLPQEFSVILPGAAAVIMLLCIGAFTAVIMWKSGKPKKVD, from the exons ATG gcGTCAGGAGTGGATCAAACAGTCGGTATGAGCCTGGTCGTCTTCAGCCTCCTTTTGTTTACGTATTACTCAGTTTGGGTCATCGTCCTG ccGTTCGTTGACGGCGATCACATTCTGCACAAGTATTTTCTTCCTCAGGAGTTTTCAGTCATTCTGCCCGGAGCTGCAGCCGTGATCATGCTGCTCTGTATAG GAGCCTTCACTGCCGTGATCATGTGGAAAAGTGGCAAACCAAAGAAGGTGGACTGA